From the Diceros bicornis minor isolate mBicDic1 chromosome 19, mDicBic1.mat.cur, whole genome shotgun sequence genome, one window contains:
- the LOC131418224 gene encoding double homeobox protein 4-like protein 4, whose protein sequence is MDSTPQTWKYSKWRRHPRGSRRRGTVLNPSQRDALQALFQQNPYPGIATRERLAQEIDIPEARVQIWFQNQRRRHLRQGRLGSTDSAGEGHPKEGRRQRTRITPSQTRILVQNFEKNRFPGIAAREELARLTGIPESRIQVWFQNRRARHPEQTRSGPVKALMQGPNARPPLAALQDQRICQEHNEHTGMAALPFQDSPQPDPDNPKQQLQDLAQPGTSHAMQQWGEGPQVVTAREEPQERAVLQPAHTDTHVWQQQVLSAKEPAPVPGQQHQRSAETSSLLDELLADAEVQEKAQPFLNGDLQAEEPPGTPEELLSGEEFQALLDMLQCSPGPPI, encoded by the exons ATGGACAGCACTCCTCAGACGTGGAAATATTCCAAATGGC GCCGGCACCCACGAGGATCCCGACGAAGGGGGACCGTTTTGAATCCGAGTCAAAGGGATGCTCTGCAAGCATTGTTTCAACAGAACCCCTACCCCGGGATCGCCACCAGAGAACGACTGGCCCAAGAAATTGACATTCCGGAAGCCAGAGTCCAG atttggtttcaaaaccaacgcaggagacatctaaggcagggccgattggggtccacagactctgcgggagaag gccacccaaaagaaggcaggagacagcGGACACGCATCACTCCATCGCAAACCAGGATCCTCGTTCAAAACTTTGAGAAGAACCGATTTCCCGGCATTGCTGCCAGGGAAGAACTGGCCAGACTAACAGGCATCCCAGAGTCGAGAATTCAG gtatGGTTTCAGAACCGAAGAGCTCGGcacccagagcagaccaggagtGGACCCGTGAAAGCCTTGATGCAAGGCCCCAATGCCAGGCCTCCTCTGGCTGCTCTGCAGGACCAAA GAATATGCCAGGAGCACAATGAGCACACTGGCATGGCAGCGCTGCCCTTCCAAGACTCCCCTCAGCCTGACCCTGACAATCCTAAGCAACAGTTGCAGGATCTGGCTCAGCCAGGCACATCCCACGCTATGCAGCAGTGGGGCGAGGGGCCTCAGGTTGTCACGGCCAGAGAGGAGCCTCAGGAAAGGGCAGTTCTGCAGcctgcgcacactgacacacacgtGTGGCAGCAGCAGGTGTTATCGGCCAAAGAGCCCGCTCCTGTGCCAGGCCAACAGCACCAGCgctctgcagaaacctccagCCTCTTAGATGAACTCCTCGCAGATGCAGAGGTTCAGGAAAAGGCACAACCTTTTCTGAATGGGGATCTGCAGGCAGAGGAGCCTCCAGGAACACCGGAAGAACTTCTCAGCGGAGAAGAATTTCAGGCTCTGCTCGACATGCTGCAATGCTCACCAGGGCCTCCGATTTAG